From one Bacteroidia bacterium genomic stretch:
- a CDS encoding S8 family serine peptidase, translating into MLKRLFNFRLIFIWLALFFSGTALHSQEKYWVFFKDKNTADLFNEKEYFDIKAIQKRTRHNLTLNDSLCWPLDPRYVALVKQIAEGINQESRWLNAVSVFATPGQVRQLQNLDCVKLVQQITSSSRLAGSAIIGPDGENVELMEFQTERMQGSRFHQAGYTGEGIRIAVFDAGFPGVEEHPAFRHLMQNGRIIDTYDFIKKRKNVFYSSAHGTAVLSCIAGRYTVPDEPDSLVFMGLAQDAEFLLAKTERGFTEFISEEDNWIAAMEWAERLGADIISSSLGYTSHRYFSEEMDGQTSWLSVAANLAASRGILVINAAGNEGQSRWRTVAVPADADSVLAVGATNPYMDAATNFSSLGPASDGRLKPDVSAVGIAAVAVKKGYAVLQGTSFSAPLVAGFAACAWQMDTSLSNMELFGLLQQSGHLHPYFDHSHGYGIPQAGFFLGKDSTISPTIMLMQEEELLVVKIIGALADSIEKEGDEPKQRNLYYRIETPDNRIRRYGAVLAETLIPFQFHKDELENGDIITIHFEGFTTSFIY; encoded by the coding sequence TTGTTAAAACGTTTGTTTAATTTTCGGTTAATATTTATTTGGCTCGCGCTGTTTTTCTCAGGCACCGCACTGCATTCCCAGGAAAAATATTGGGTTTTCTTTAAGGATAAAAACACGGCTGATTTATTTAATGAAAAAGAATATTTTGACATAAAGGCCATTCAAAAAAGAACCCGTCATAATTTAACATTAAATGATTCTCTCTGCTGGCCTTTGGATCCGCGATATGTTGCGCTGGTGAAGCAAATTGCTGAAGGCATTAATCAGGAAAGCCGGTGGCTGAATGCAGTTTCGGTGTTTGCAACTCCCGGCCAGGTTCGGCAATTGCAGAATCTGGATTGCGTAAAACTGGTGCAACAAATTACTTCAAGCTCCAGGCTTGCCGGTTCTGCTATAATTGGTCCCGATGGCGAGAATGTGGAACTGATGGAGTTCCAGACAGAACGGATGCAGGGAAGCCGGTTCCATCAGGCAGGCTATACGGGTGAGGGCATCAGGATAGCTGTTTTCGATGCAGGATTTCCCGGTGTGGAGGAGCACCCGGCCTTCCGGCACCTCATGCAAAATGGGAGAATTATTGACACGTACGATTTTATTAAAAAGCGAAAGAATGTATTTTATAGTTCCGCGCATGGCACGGCTGTTTTGAGCTGCATTGCCGGGAGATATACCGTTCCTGACGAGCCGGACAGCCTTGTATTTATGGGTTTGGCCCAGGATGCTGAATTCCTGCTGGCAAAAACCGAAAGAGGATTTACCGAATTTATTTCTGAAGAAGACAATTGGATAGCTGCTATGGAATGGGCAGAAAGGCTTGGGGCCGATATTATCAGCAGTTCGCTTGGCTATACCAGCCATCGCTACTTCAGCGAAGAGATGGATGGCCAGACATCCTGGCTGAGTGTGGCTGCCAACCTTGCGGCCAGCCGGGGAATATTGGTGATCAATGCTGCCGGCAACGAGGGACAAAGCAGGTGGCGTACCGTGGCGGTCCCGGCTGATGCTGACAGTGTACTGGCTGTAGGGGCCACCAATCCTTACATGGATGCAGCCACTAATTTCAGCTCGCTCGGACCTGCTTCGGACGGCAGGCTGAAACCTGATGTATCAGCCGTAGGCATTGCGGCTGTGGCAGTGAAGAAAGGATATGCCGTCTTGCAGGGCACCTCCTTTTCAGCGCCTTTGGTGGCAGGTTTTGCGGCTTGCGCCTGGCAAATGGATACTTCGCTCAGCAACATGGAATTGTTCGGCTTGTTGCAGCAGTCCGGGCATTTGCATCCTTATTTTGATCATTCTCATGGCTATGGCATTCCGCAGGCTGGATTTTTCCTGGGGAAAGATTCCACGATATCGCCAACCATAATGCTAATGCAGGAGGAGGAATTGCTGGTTGTGAAGATCATTGGAGCGCTGGCCGACAGCATAGAGAAAGAAGGGGACGAGCCGAAGCAGCGCAATCTCTACTACCGCATTGAAACGCCTGACAACCGGATCAGGAGATACGGAGCCGTATTGGCCGAAACGCTGATACCTTTTCAATTTCATAAAGACGAACTGG
- a CDS encoding TonB-dependent receptor, translated as MKCNTLLQSCFFFVLLYIALPVHAQQTGEIRGFVYDQSNGEPIIFTNVYLRENGMGSATDVNGFYSITKVPPGDYSLVVKYVGYDSTVMNITVEPGKILNQNIYLEPGAFQLQTVEITEKGSEKQAETGVSVKKVQPVEIQRIPSVGGEPDLAQYLQVLPGVIFTGDQGGQIYIRGGSPIQNKVLMDGMTIYNPFHSIGFFSVFDVDVVRNIDVYTGGFGAEYGGRISAIMDITTRDGNKKELSGKVSASPFVAKLLVEGPLKKFKAGETSSSLLFTSRASYLKESAPIFYNYADSNGLPYNFLDFYGKYSWTAPGGTQFNLFGFNHNDRVTFDATTYNWKSSGGGTRFLVVPSLSSTVISGNFAYSDYAMEQSQPDEQPRYSFISGFESGLDFSYYPGNNEIKYGFDISGFKTDFEFYNAANRRINQTDYTTEIAGFITYRAVLEKWVIQPGLRMHYYSSLQEMSPEPRLALKYNLTEDVRFKMAAGLYSQNFLSAQSDRDVVNLFYGFLSGPEDLPDYYKGEEVTSRLQKARHVVFGIEFDLAKYHEFNIETYLKNFNQLTNINRDKIFDDSKEFEDEPDYLREDFIVETGDAYGIDFQYSYDRKPWYLWVVYSLGYVDRDDGRKTYHPHWDRRHSANIVTSYLFGKDQTWEVSARWNFGTGFPFTKTQGFYELLDFQQNGIYTDYTRENGSLGIVYAGLNEGRLPVYHRLDLSASKKFEFKNKDKLQLTLSIINAYNQENIFFFDRVKYQRINQLPILPSIGASYSF; from the coding sequence ATGAAATGTAATACCCTTCTACAATCCTGTTTCTTTTTCGTACTTCTTTATATAGCCCTTCCCGTCCATGCCCAGCAGACTGGTGAAATACGTGGGTTTGTGTATGACCAGAGCAATGGCGAGCCTATTATTTTTACGAATGTTTACCTGCGCGAAAACGGTATGGGTTCCGCTACGGATGTTAATGGCTTTTATAGCATTACCAAAGTGCCTCCCGGAGATTATTCCCTCGTAGTGAAATATGTTGGTTATGATTCCACAGTAATGAACATCACCGTGGAGCCGGGCAAAATATTGAATCAAAATATTTATCTGGAGCCCGGAGCTTTTCAGCTACAGACGGTAGAGATAACAGAGAAAGGCAGTGAGAAACAGGCTGAGACGGGGGTGAGCGTAAAAAAAGTGCAGCCGGTGGAGATTCAGCGAATTCCCTCTGTGGGGGGCGAGCCGGATCTTGCGCAGTATCTGCAGGTGCTGCCAGGTGTCATATTCACGGGCGATCAGGGCGGCCAGATCTATATTCGCGGGGGTTCACCTATACAGAACAAGGTGCTTATGGATGGCATGACCATTTACAATCCATTCCACAGCATAGGGTTCTTTTCCGTCTTTGATGTAGACGTAGTGCGTAATATTGATGTGTATACCGGAGGTTTCGGAGCCGAATATGGCGGACGCATTTCCGCGATCATGGATATTACCACCCGCGATGGAAACAAAAAGGAACTTAGCGGTAAAGTTTCCGCCAGTCCTTTTGTGGCAAAGCTCCTAGTGGAAGGGCCCCTTAAGAAATTCAAAGCTGGAGAAACCAGTTCGTCCCTGCTCTTTACTTCCCGCGCCTCTTATCTGAAAGAATCAGCGCCTATCTTTTATAACTATGCTGACAGCAATGGGCTGCCATATAATTTCCTGGACTTTTACGGAAAATATTCATGGACAGCGCCCGGAGGTACGCAGTTCAACCTGTTTGGTTTTAATCATAATGATCGGGTAACTTTTGATGCCACCACCTACAATTGGAAATCGTCAGGAGGCGGGACCAGATTCCTTGTGGTGCCCTCGCTTTCATCCACTGTGATCTCCGGAAATTTTGCGTACTCTGATTATGCAATGGAGCAATCGCAGCCTGACGAACAGCCGCGATACAGCTTCATTTCCGGCTTTGAGTCAGGATTGGATTTTTCCTATTACCCTGGGAATAATGAGATAAAATATGGTTTTGATATTTCGGGATTTAAAACGGATTTTGAGTTTTATAATGCAGCCAACAGAAGAATAAACCAAACGGATTATACCACCGAGATAGCCGGATTTATAACCTACCGGGCCGTACTCGAAAAATGGGTTATTCAGCCGGGGCTAAGGATGCATTATTATAGTTCGCTTCAGGAAATGTCGCCAGAACCGAGGTTGGCACTCAAATACAACCTTACGGAAGATGTGCGATTTAAAATGGCGGCAGGACTTTATTCGCAAAACTTTCTGAGCGCCCAAAGCGACCGCGATGTGGTGAACCTCTTTTACGGTTTCTTATCAGGACCTGAAGATCTGCCAGACTATTATAAAGGAGAAGAAGTAACCAGCCGCCTTCAAAAGGCCAGGCATGTAGTTTTTGGAATTGAATTCGATTTGGCAAAATATCATGAATTTAATATCGAAACTTATTTAAAAAATTTCAACCAGCTTACCAATATTAACCGGGATAAGATCTTTGATGATTCAAAGGAATTTGAGGATGAACCGGATTATTTGCGGGAAGATTTTATTGTAGAAACAGGAGACGCTTATGGAATTGATTTTCAATATAGTTATGACCGGAAGCCGTGGTATCTGTGGGTAGTTTACAGCTTAGGATACGTAGATCGGGACGATGGGCGCAAAACCTATCATCCCCATTGGGACAGACGCCACAGTGCTAATATCGTAACCAGCTATCTTTTTGGAAAAGACCAGACATGGGAAGTTTCAGCCCGGTGGAATTTCGGAACCGGATTTCCATTTACAAAAACGCAGGGTTTTTATGAATTACTCGATTTTCAACAAAATGGTATTTACACTGACTATACCCGCGAAAACGGTTCACTGGGCATCGTGTATGCCGGCTTGAACGAAGGCCGGTTGCCGGTTTATCACCGCCTGGACCTCTCTGCATCTAAAAAGTTTGAGTTTAAAAATAAAGATAAACTGCAGCTCACGCTGAGTATTATTAACGCATACAATCAGGAAAACATCTTTTTCTTTGACAGGGTAAAGTATCAGCGCATTAATCAATTGCCAATCCTTCCGAGTATTGGAGCTTCCTACTCTTTTTAA